In Rutidosis leptorrhynchoides isolate AG116_Rl617_1_P2 chromosome 2, CSIRO_AGI_Rlap_v1, whole genome shotgun sequence, one genomic interval encodes:
- the LOC139893640 gene encoding CASP-like protein 5A2 — translation MSNRSRPSVHPLDIEVPQIREGVAADNGVLPDDTVRMKDVQGMPGTLAGLILRVFQFGFAAVSVAVMAATSDFPSVTAFRYLVAPLSLQCLWSLSLAIVDIYALLVKRCLRNSGVISFFTIGDAITSTLTFAAACASAGITVFIGSDLNNCAQNHCTTFETSTAMAFVCWFLVSPSFFLIFWHLASR, via the exons ATGAGCAATAGAAGCCGGCCATCAGTGCATCCACTTGATATTGAAGTTCCTCAAATAAGGGAAGGGGTTGCTGCTGATAATGGTGTTTTACCGGATGACACAGTGAGAATGAAGGATGTTCAAGGGATGCCCGGGACGCTGGCCGGGCTTATTTTAAGGGTTTTCCAGTTTGGTTTCGCTGCGGTTTCGGTTGCTGTCATGGCTGCCACTAGTGACTTCCCTTCTGTCACTGCATTCCG GTACCTTGTTGCACCCCTAAGCTTGCAATGCTTGTGGAGTCTGTCTCTTGCCATTGTTGATATTTATGCTCTTTTGGTGAAACGGTGTTTAAGAAATTCAGGAGTTATTAGTTTCTTCACTATTGGAGATGCG ATAACATCCACGCTTACATTTGCTGCAGCTTGTGCATCAGCAGGTATAACAGTCTTTATCGGTAGTGACTTGAACAACTGTGCACAAAACCATTGCACCACCTTCGAAACCTCAACTGCAATGGCTTTTGTTTGCTGGTTCTTAGTTTCACCTTCATTTTTCCTAATTTTTTGGCATTTAGCATCAAGATGA